A window from Halomicrobium urmianum encodes these proteins:
- a CDS encoding tRNA (guanine(26)-N(2))-dimethyltransferase, protein MRVEEGQVTVEAPEQADAGKGENVFFNPVQELNRDLTVAALRAYREREPRAESYLDATAATGVRGVRAAADGWQATLCDVDPEAVDLCERNLERNGLAAEVRHEDANVTMHRDAFDVVDVDPFGTPIPFADAAFRGTRDLVCVTATDTAPLCGAHFESGVRSYSAVPRNTEYHAEMGVRILLGAMARTAARYDLAARPLLTHATKHYVRTYLELDRGAGVANDAIDELGHVYHCQHCLWRDSDRGLLADAPEACPNCGRHLQTAGPLWLTRTCEPDFAEAVEPHLSEDMGTAAEAANLLGTLAAELPTPTHYDQHRLCKRWGRGASSMDDFLEKLRAAGFEASRTHYGGTTFKTDADVAAIRDATAE, encoded by the coding sequence ATGCGCGTCGAGGAGGGCCAGGTGACCGTCGAGGCGCCCGAGCAGGCCGACGCCGGGAAGGGCGAGAACGTCTTCTTCAACCCGGTGCAGGAGCTGAACCGCGATCTGACCGTCGCGGCGCTGCGAGCGTACCGCGAGCGCGAGCCGCGCGCCGAGTCCTACCTCGACGCGACGGCCGCCACCGGCGTCCGGGGCGTCCGCGCCGCCGCGGACGGCTGGCAGGCGACGCTCTGTGACGTCGACCCGGAGGCGGTCGACCTCTGCGAGCGCAACCTCGAGCGGAACGGGCTGGCCGCCGAGGTCCGCCACGAGGACGCCAACGTGACGATGCACCGGGACGCCTTCGACGTGGTCGACGTCGACCCGTTCGGGACGCCAATCCCGTTCGCCGACGCCGCCTTCAGGGGGACCCGGGACCTCGTCTGCGTCACCGCGACCGACACCGCGCCGCTCTGCGGCGCCCACTTCGAGAGCGGCGTCCGATCCTACAGTGCCGTCCCCCGGAACACGGAGTACCACGCCGAGATGGGCGTCCGGATCCTGCTGGGTGCGATGGCCCGCACGGCGGCCCGCTACGACCTGGCCGCCCGGCCGCTGCTCACGCACGCGACCAAGCACTACGTCCGCACCTACCTGGAACTGGACCGCGGTGCCGGCGTCGCCAACGACGCGATCGACGAACTGGGGCACGTCTACCACTGTCAGCACTGCCTCTGGCGGGACTCCGACCGCGGCCTGCTGGCCGACGCGCCCGAGGCGTGTCCGAACTGCGGGCGGCACCTCCAGACGGCCGGCCCGCTCTGGCTCACCCGGACCTGTGAGCCCGACTTCGCCGAGGCGGTCGAGCCCCACCTCTCCGAGGACATGGGCACCGCCGCCGAGGCAGCAAACCTGCTGGGGACGCTCGCCGCCGAGCTACCGACGCCGACCCACTACGACCAGCACCGGCTCTGCAAGCGGTGGGGTCGGGGCGCCTCATCGATGGACGACTTCCTCGAGAAACTGCGGGCCGCCGGCTTCGAGGCCTCCCGAACGCACTACGGCGGGACGACGTTCAAGACGGACGCGGACGTGGCGGCGATCCGCGACGCGACCGCCGAGTAA
- a CDS encoding ribonuclease BN produces MTAVDDGDGETPPPGTQAEPIQSDGTETDDRRGVSEIDASDVAQLRADFEAFREDVEERTLPRDEVESDLRKYVRKRMRRGHARGWGPYLVLLYGTAMTLGAFYFLGGGWAILAMVVVWLSTLGLYALMLIVGIGIEVVGLPGKVMDRVR; encoded by the coding sequence ATGACAGCCGTGGACGACGGCGACGGCGAGACGCCGCCGCCCGGCACCCAGGCCGAGCCGATCCAGTCGGACGGAACCGAGACCGACGACCGCCGTGGGGTCTCGGAGATCGACGCCAGCGACGTCGCACAGCTGCGTGCCGACTTCGAGGCGTTCCGCGAGGACGTCGAGGAGCGGACGCTCCCCCGTGACGAGGTCGAATCCGACCTCCGGAAGTACGTCCGCAAGCGGATGCGACGGGGGCACGCCCGCGGCTGGGGGCCGTACCTCGTGTTGCTGTACGGGACCGCGATGACCCTCGGCGCTTTCTACTTCCTCGGCGGCGGCTGGGCCATCCTCGCGATGGTCGTGGTCTGGCTGTCGACGCTCGGGCTGTACGCGCTGATGCTCATCGTGGGCATCGGAATCGAAGTCGTCGGTCTCCCCGGGAAGGTGATGGACCGGGTCAGATGA
- a CDS encoding phosphatase PAP2 family protein: protein MIRAVGVGDLLAGLGDPFVLLAALLTQLGDAWFLTLVAAVTYWYGPTTGVLDRRRAAVVVACLFGGLAALVVLKPLVGLPRPPGAGVPPETALVPPALDPVYAWMATGEGHGVPSGHALGTTVVYGALAWALDWGRRRTRIAAAATLVVVVSLTRLVLGVHYLVDVIAGTAAGLAVVALVVGVLGTTGRAFAAATGVAALGLALVGPLHDVVATVGVCAGAAAAWFAVGDRRPVPTRRGAAATVLFGSVTALPLLTVASLWSEAGSLAAVLGAAGGTLLVAAPLAGEWLAGAVGSSRPVGN from the coding sequence ATGATCCGCGCGGTCGGCGTCGGCGACCTGCTCGCCGGTCTCGGCGACCCGTTCGTCCTGCTGGCGGCGCTGCTCACCCAGCTGGGTGACGCGTGGTTCCTCACGCTCGTCGCCGCCGTGACCTACTGGTACGGCCCGACTACCGGCGTGCTCGACCGGCGGCGAGCGGCCGTCGTCGTCGCCTGCCTGTTCGGCGGCCTCGCAGCGCTGGTTGTCCTCAAGCCGCTCGTGGGCCTGCCCCGGCCGCCCGGAGCGGGGGTGCCCCCGGAGACGGCCCTCGTGCCGCCCGCCCTCGACCCGGTGTACGCCTGGATGGCCACCGGCGAGGGCCACGGCGTTCCCAGCGGCCACGCCCTCGGGACCACCGTCGTCTACGGCGCGCTCGCGTGGGCGCTCGACTGGGGCCGCAGGCGGACGCGAATCGCCGCGGCGGCGACGCTCGTGGTCGTCGTCTCACTCACCCGCCTCGTCCTCGGCGTCCACTACCTCGTGGACGTGATCGCCGGGACCGCGGCCGGACTGGCCGTCGTCGCCCTCGTCGTGGGCGTCCTGGGGACGACGGGACGCGCGTTCGCGGCGGCGACCGGCGTCGCCGCCCTCGGACTCGCGCTGGTCGGCCCGCTCCACGACGTCGTCGCCACCGTCGGGGTCTGTGCCGGCGCGGCGGCGGCGTGGTTCGCCGTCGGCGACCGGCGGCCGGTCCCGACCCGTCGCGGCGCGGCCGCGACGGTCCTGTTCGGCTCGGTCACGGCCCTGCCGCTCCTGACCGTCGCGAGCCTGTGGTCCGAGGCCGGGTCGCTCGCCGCGGTGCTCGGGGCGGCCGGCGGGACCCTGCTCGTGGCGGCGCCGCTGGCCGGCGAGTGGTTGGCGGGCGCGGTCGGCTCCTCGCGGCCGGTCGGCAACTGA